The following proteins are co-located in the Procambarus clarkii isolate CNS0578487 chromosome 4, FALCON_Pclarkii_2.0, whole genome shotgun sequence genome:
- the LOC138371049 gene encoding 110 kDa antigen-like codes for MDKLWISCMHAASQDIFIRGFSKYDFPIKENSLPPFVENNGNSISHDPIPESTELSQQSSFGLTEASKVPQESLKSVSKVPQEQLQSSSITSTESFEKPKETLKSSKIQIMKKWQQLQQHLHLLIKIQTDSSELPQETLQTVASELPQQKLQTKYSEHPPETLQTEDSELPQETLKTEDSELPQETLQTETSELPEKTLQTEVFELPQGTLQTELYEELEVLQEISQSIIDQTLQVVISQIESSKVPQEI; via the exons ATGGACAAATTGTGGATATCATGTATGCATGCGGCTagtcaagatatatttattcggggattctctaagtatgattttcccattaaagaaaattcattaccaccatttgtg gaaaacaatggCAATTCCATCAGTCATGATCCAATACCAGAGTCCACTGAACTATCTCAACAATCCTCCTTCGGTCTAACAGAAGCTTCTAAAGTACCTCAAGAATCATTAAAATCAGTCAGTAAAGTACCTCAAGAACAATTACAATCCTCTTCCATCACTTCAACAGAATCTTTCGAAAAACCCAAAGAAACATTAAAATCCTCCAAGATTCAAATAATGAAGAAATGGCAGCAGCTCCAACAACACCTTCATCTTCTGATCAAGATTCAAACAGATTCctctgaattgcctcaagaaacattacaaactgtggCCTCTGAACTGCCACAACAAAAATTACAAACAAAATATTCAGAACATCCtccagaaacattacaaactgaagactctgaactgcctcaagaaacattaaaaacTGAGGACTCTGAACTGCCTCAGGAAACATTACAAACCGAGACTTCTGAACTGCCTGaaaaaacattacaaactgaggtctTTGAACTGCCTCAaggaacattacaaactgag CTCTATGAAGAACTTGAAGTACTTCAAGAAATATCACAATCCATCATCGATCAAACATTACAGGTAGTCATCAGTCAAATAGAGTCCTCTAAAGTACCTCAAGAG